gcctTCAGTGTTCACTGTTTTTTACTGTTTGTACTACAAAGTAGAGTTTTGTAGCAGAAGAATTTCATTGTCTATAGACTCTTTCCTGATGGAAACGggattaaaggtgcagtctgtaaTTTCAGAAAGTGTTTCTAGACCTGTGATCATTtggaattttttaaaaatagacaatTCTATCGTGATTTAGAACGTTACTGTTAGGGATTAGCGCAGATCCGTGATGGATCTGCGCAGACTTAAGGCCATTtgcgtttgtgttttgtttatgtcacgtgattgccccgtctttgtctgctcctcccggtcatcacacctgttccccattgtgtgtgattgtccgtgtcgctATATATGTGGCTTCATTGATAATATTGTTTGTTCCCTGTGTagcgtggtttatgtttgttcttcctcatgtattaaacccctttcgtttgaagctatcctgtgtatgGGTCTGTTCCAAtccacctctgccagggtcctgacagTTACCAGATACGGGTTGCGACTAAGGTCTTTATTTTTAGGGTTCTGCTTAATTTCAAATTTTCCGGCCCTCCAATGAACTCAGTCCCTATTTCCAACGAGCTTTATCACTTTCCAAAAATACATCGTTTCAAGTTAGATGGTGAGGTTTGTCAGagaaggatgtttttttttctcttcccgGGCCTGAAATTAGCCCCGCCTCCAGACAACAAAACTGCTATGTTTTCTTTCAAATTCAACACATGCAGTGTTATAAGAAACGGAGCGGCACTGATCGGTTTGTTGCGAATGGGAGGgatgtcagtgtgtttattgCAATAGCAGTTTGTCACTTGAAAAGCGACAAACCGTGGCTTTAAATTGATTAAAGGTTACgtgttacaaagcgctgacctaatgtgcatgttttttttttagtagctACCGTCGAGGTGAACTACAGACatacttctgaccaatcagaatggagtaTTCTTGAGCGCTATGTGGAATAATGAGACACGTGAGACGGTTTCACGTCTATTCTGGGTAATGTCTGCAGGCTCTCGCTCTCGAGGTGGTGTGTATTAAACCGGTGGCTTCTAAAGCGATGGTGTTGAGAGAGGTGAGGGTTTGCGTAACGGCCCCGAGGCTGTGATTAACTTCTGTTCCCAGAGTTAAACTGGCTTTGGTTTGGCAGCACAAACACCTTTAATCTGATTCTCTGCACTTTGCATAGCTCTACTTTTCGGGGTGTGTAGGTAAATCTGATGCTTGGATCTCAGTTCCTGCGCTGAATGTTACAGTGTAATAAAAGGTTATGTCCTGGTCACGTGATGCTTGCTGACTCCGCAGTGACGACTACCTGGTGCGTGTGAAGGCAGTGGTGATGACGAGGGACGACTCGAGCGGCGGTTGGCTGGCCCAGGATGGGGGCGGGCTCAGCCGGGTGGGCGTGTGTAAGGTGGCTCCAGCCGATCTGGACCTCCTTGGCCGTAGCGGGTTTCTCATATACGGCGAGAGACTCCGAGACAAGCAGGTGAGTGCAGAAATTGAAAAAGTGTATAAATCCCATATGTGTATGTTCTAGatattaaagacatttttaatgtgacatttttttcttgtgaCGTTTGgccttctttttttaaaatgacactTCGATGGTTTAGTGTCTGTCCCTATAGAGTTGCCTCACTGACAACAATGTAAAAATTGTATGCCCAAATTAGGACTTCCTGATTCATCCTGTATCAAAAAGTCCTAATTTGCGCATACAATTTTAatagagtatttttatttactgtacaaatGCTAAGCTACCGGAAAGCTAACGTTTTTTCTCGTACTTCTGTGTGGTACgagagaaacaaaaacatacgTTGGCTTTCGtttgtaaataaatttatttatttacaatgaacTTTACTCTGGATTTCCCGCCCATCTAGACCACAATTGTTAGCATCCTTAGCAATTGAACAAAGCGATAGTTAGCGATAATCCGACCTGTAATGGTATCGCAGTGATATTGTACCGTGTTGTACGCAGGTGATCCTCAAGTGCTTCCTGAAGAAGGACCTGATCTACACTAAAGCCACTCCCACCTTCCATCACTGGCGAGTGGACAACAAAAAGTGCGGCCTGACTTTCCAGAGCCCGGCGGACGCTCGCGCCTTTGACCGTAGCGTCCGGAAGGCTATCGAAGACCTGACCGATGGTGAGCGAGTAGCTACGAATATCGTCACCCTTAAATGTTTAcggtcatgtgtgtgtatgtggactGTAATATCGTGTTTACTAAACCTACTCGTGTTTACTGAAAAGATAAAAACCTACAGCGTTTCATGTTCCAGAGAAACACGAGCGCGTAAACTCCTGCGTCCTGACTggtacaaagcgctgacactggagactccttccagtaGATCCCAGAAACgctaaacaaacagaaaacctTATTACAGTGTTATAGTGTAGAGTTTATTAAATGTCAAACAAAACGATTTCTTATATTGTGTAACAGGTCCGTTGTACAAGTATGCGAgtgagccgttactatagaaaccacgTCGTATTAGACAGACCTCGGCTGTATGAAGCTGAAAGCTGTGTGATCAGGGTGGTGTTTGTCGTGTGCGCAGGTTCCACCACGTCCTCGTCCACGCTACAGAATGAGACGGAGCTGGGAGACGACGACGTCTTCACGGTGAGGATCCTGCtctgattttctgtctcacGCTTTGTCTCACTGTCTCGCTCCCTGTTACGCTCTCTCAACTTCTTTCACTGAGTGTTTCACTCAATGTCTtactctgtcacacactctgtcacacactctgtctcactcatgtcatactctctgtctcactcatgtcacacactctgtctcactcatgtcacacacactgtctcactcatgtcatactctctgtctcactcatgtcacacactctgtctcactcatgtcacacacactgtctcactcatgtcacacacactgtctcactcatgtcatactcactgtctcactcatgtcacacactctgtctcactcatgtcacacacactgtctcactcatgtcacacacactgtctcactcatgtcatactcactgtctcactcatgtcacactctctgtctcactcatgtcacacactctgtctcactcatgtcacacacactgtctcactcatgtcatactcactgtctcactcatgtcacacactctgtctcactcatgtcatactcactgtctcactcatgtcacacacactgtctcactcatgtcacacacactgtctcactcatgtcatactcactgtctcactcatgtcacacacactgtctcactcatgtcacacactctgtctcactcatgtcatactcactgtctcactcatgtcacacacactgtctcactcatgtcacacacactgtctcactcatgtcatactcactgtctcactcatgtcacacacactgtctcactcatgtcacacactctgtctcactcatgtcacacacactgtctcactcatgtcatactcactgtctcactcatgtcacacacactgtctcactcatgtcatactcactgtctcactcatgtcacacacactgtctcactcatgtcatactcactgtctcactcatgtcacacactctgtctcattCATGTCACGCACTCTGTCTCACTGCTttacactctgtctcactcatgtcacacacactgtctccgTCTCTCTACAGGTTGCACTGAATAAGAGTATGTGTATCAGGaaaggactgtgtgtgtgtgtgtgagtgtgagtgtgtgagtgagtgtttgtgtgtgagtgtgtgagtgtgtgtgtgtgtgtgagtgtttgtgtttgtgtttgtgtgtgtgtgtgtgtgtgtgtgtgagtgtttgtgtttgtgtgtgtgtgagtgtgagtgtttgtgtgtgtgagtgtgtgtgtgtgtttgtgtgtgtgtgtttgtgtgtgtgtgagtgtgagtgtttgtgtgtgtgagtgtgtgtgtgtgtgagtgtttgtgtttgtgtgtgtgtgagtgtgagtgtttgtgtgtgtgagtgtgtgtgtgtgtttgtgtgtgtgtgtttgtgtgtgtgtgtgtgtgtgtgtgtgtgtgtgtgagtgtgagtgtgtgtgtgtgagtgtgtgtgtgagtgtgtgtctaaaTCAAAATTCATTAATCAGTTAAATCAACCAGTCAGAATCTTACTGTAACTTCTTGCCTCATGCTGAACAGAGCAACAGTCTAGAtaaatcagacacacacacacacacacacacaaacacacacacacacacacacacacacaaacacacacacacacacactgtcttgttattattactggCAGGACAGCTCTCCCAGCATGACTCTTCATTCAGTTATtggctttcacacacacacacacacacacacacacacacacacacacacacacacacacacacacacacacacacaatgatggcTCGGAATGCTCTTGACAGGACAGGAAGTGGTGCAGGAAGAGGATATCTCTGACTCTGTAGGGTAAAGGTTATGGCTGATTGTGAGGatcatcatatacaaacattttctttcctcACTAGAGCACAAAAGAGGTGAAAGGTCAAGATCATGAAGTGCCTGTCAGTACAAGAGAAgcaggcgtggcctttgtgtcatctgtcagtctcagagaaggaggcgtggcctttgttttatctgtcagtctcagagaaggaggcgtggcctttgttttatctgtcagtctcagagaaggaggcgtggcctttgttttATCTGTCAGTACAAGAGAAGCaggcgtggcctttgttttatctgtcagtctcagagaaggaggcgtggcctttgttttatctgtcagtctcagagaaggaggcgtggcctttgttttatctgtcagtctcagagaaggaggcgtggcctttgttttatctgtcagtctcagagaaggaggcgtggcctttgttttatctgtcagtctcagagaaggaggcgtggcctttgttttatctgtcagtctcagagaaggaggcgtggcctttgttttatctgtcagtctcagagaaggaggcgtggcctttgtgtcatctgtcagtctcagagaaggaggcgtggcctttgttttatctgtcagtctcagagaaggaggcgtggcctttgttttatctgtcagtctcagagaaggaggcgtggcctttgttttatctgtcagtctcagagaaggaggcgtggcctttgttttatctgtcagtctcagagaaggaggcgtggcctttgttttatctgtcagtctcagagaaggaggcgtggcctttgttttatctgtcagtctcagagaaggaggcgtggcctttgttttatctgtcagtctcagagaaggaggcatggcctttgttttatctgtcagtctcagagaaggaggcgtggcctttgttttatctgtcagtctcagagaaggaggcgtggcctttgttttatctgtcagtctcagagaaggaggagtggcctttgttttatctgtcagtctcagagaaggaggagtggcctttgttttatctgtcagtctcagagaaggaggcgtggtctttgGGTCATCTATCAATACCATGTGGGATCTGTGTGATATTTCTGgccttagtgaaggaggtgtggcctctgcacCTGATACCAGCTTAgtgaaaggggtgtggcctcaaTGCCTTTGATCCTTAACGTGGGAGGCGTGACCTCTGTCCCAGTCAGTTCCAGTGTAGaataaaatccatccatccattttctgtagcacatTAACACAGGGTCGCAGGGAATATCTATCACAGGGGACTCAGTGCAAAAGGCAAGGGGTCTCTCATGTTCtgacctttttctttctttcacgcTCTCTCCATCAGACTGCCACAGACAGCTCGTCTAACTCGTCGCAGAAGAGGGAGCCGTCGCTGCAGACGCTCGCCCCCATCGGCTTCTGCGAATCACGTCACCACCAGTGCATTCTGGAGCAACTCTACAACCAGCACAGGCACGCTGACCATTACTTCCTGGACCAGGTGCTTCATCACGCCTGCATTAGTGTGTACACTGACTGTCACCCATCCACACAACAGCTACTTCATTTCTTAAACATTCTACTTTAAATTTTCTTCCAGTTCCAGTTTTTTGAGTCAGTTTACAGAAGACGGCAGAGAATCtaattatctttattatctTTTATCGTATCATAACACCACTTCTTATTTTTACTGCATCTTTTTTAAATGGGAATTGTTAAGAAAGCATAAAATTGTGtaagaaatgaattaaaacatGGATGGAGCTAACGATTAAGGTTATCATTTAAATCATAGctctaatatttttttaaacaatgtaaaGAGAGTGCTTTTAAAATCCAGACAAAACTGGTAAGGACAAAGACATTCTTTCCAAAGAAACTCCACTGAAAAGTCACCCGTTAGCAGAAAGTCTGTGTAATGTCGAGATTCTTTAGAAGTGAGGATCTAAAATTGTCGCACGACTCCGTTTGAAAGCTTTCTGTCTGCATAACGTTACCTTACTGTGATCTGTTTCCTGCTGTGGTGCGACTCCAGGCGGTGCCGATGTTCCCCCATGTTCCTGTGAACTTCctagaggaagaagaagagcttGTGCGCATAAACCCGCGTGAGCGCGCCTGGCTAACGGGCTACGAGGACTACCGTCATGCCACCACAGGCGCCCACAAACTTCTGTCTCCGGAACCTACGGACGCTTATGTCTCCTTCGCCAAGAGCGAAGCACCCAAACATGACTACACGTACCCGTACCCACACCGGCTCT
This genomic window from Tachysurus fulvidraco isolate hzauxx_2018 chromosome 18, HZAU_PFXX_2.0, whole genome shotgun sequence contains:
- the spred2a gene encoding sprouty-related, EVH1 domain-containing protein 2, which translates into the protein MTEESQPDDDDYLVRVKAVVMTRDDSSGGWLAQDGGGLSRVGVCKVAPADLDLLGRSGFLIYGERLRDKQVILKCFLKKDLIYTKATPTFHHWRVDNKKCGLTFQSPADARAFDRSVRKAIEDLTDGSTTSSSTLQNETELGDDDVFTTATDSSSNSSQKREPSLQTLAPIGFCESRHHQCILEQLYNQHRHADHYFLDQAVPMFPHVPVNFLEEEEELVRINPRERAWLTGYEDYRHATTGAHKLLSPEPTDAYVSFAKSEAPKHDYTYPYPHRLSGDDRKSGISGGVVSCQPRTPWRTEDERVRCVYCRDVFSPAQNRRGQCQEAPDPVVALIRRVSFMWCADSLLYHCMADAEGEYSEPCSCDPSDGRLVLRWLALLGLSLIAPCMCCYAPLRACHRCAVACHCCGARHKAAG